The genome window CCACGAATATTTGGATCAGCTTGAATTTCATGAAGTATTTTCGTAAGCGCTTTCATGTTAGCGCCTGTTAGTGAATTCTGATCGTTGGTTTGTATTGTAATTATTTCTGCTTTTTTACCGCCAAGCTCAACCACTTCTCTATTATAAAACATTCTTTTCTCCTAATTTAATAACTATTTCTCAATTGATGCTTGGTATTCTTCTGGAGTCATGAACACTTGTACAACTTGTTCAAAATTTCCTGATTCTAATAGTAAACCAAAGTATCTACCTGCTACAATTCCTACGGGTCTGCCTGGAAACAACAGAATTATCCTTTGTAAAATAGCAATTTCTTTTAACTGCAAATCAAAAAGTCCTCTAATATCAATACAGATTGTATCATCCTTTAATTTTTGTAGGATCGCTTTGTTCAAAATGTCTGAAATTTCTGATGCGACGTATATAGAAAGAGATGACTTCAAGTAGATCGTACTTTGAAAACCTAAACTCACTACGTTGATATGAGAATTAGAAACATCTGATTTATTCCTACGAACACCTTTGTATTCTTGAATAGTTTCATTTACTCTTGAAATTATTTGTTCTTTTTGAAAAGGTTTCACTATGTAATCTTGAAAACCTAGTATTTTATAATTGAATACAAAGTTCTCATCTTTTCTTGGAATCATTGCAATCAAAGGAATATTCTCTGTCAGAGGATCTTTCCTTAAATTTATAATTAAATCGAATTCTGAATTATTTTGTAAACTGAGTCCAATGAGAATTAGATCTGGATTTGCTGATTTAATATATTCAAGCATTCGTAAACTAAAGGTTGTAATAATTACTCGAAACCTATTGCCTTGAAAAAAATTTTCAAGCTCCGAATAAGAATCTGGATCTTTTTCAATGACCATTACTAAATCCATATATTATAAAAAGAAACTAGCGCTAATGACATTTTTCAAATCTGATTCCATTTCTTGAATAGAATTCTTTGAGCGAAGGCACTCATCTAGATGCCTTGAGACATAAGATTCACCAAACTTTTTGAGTGCATTATTTGCTGCTTTCAATAGCTGCATAGCTTTCATACATTCCGCCTCCGGGTCATTCACAACTTTCTTTAGAGCTTCAATTTGACCCTGAATCCGATTCAATCGATTGATAAGATCGCTCTTATCCATTTCTTTTTTGGTGACCATATATAATACCTTGTATAGTATAATTCCTAAGTCAAGTTCAATTTGCAATTCAGAATTGCGTATAAAAATTATAAGTAAATTAATGAGAAGAATGTTCTGAAATAGAGAATATTAGTTGAAAGTAATAATAGATCCACAAGATAAGAGATATGAATCTGAATCATAAGATACGATCAAGGATCCTACTCGAATTTAGCCTTTTTCTGACTTTCATTGCAATTATTTTCTTATCCTTTATATACTATTATGAAAAAGCAAGATTCTTAGAATCCTATGAAGTTTTAGGATTCACACATAGCTATGAATTCAATAAAGTCGCAAATAATTTTTCAGATTCGTTCAAACAAATTTCCAAAAATCCAGATATTTTGAAATCCAATGAAGATTTGATTAAAATTCAAAATCATATCGACCTTTTACCAAACGCATATGAAATCATTCAACAAACATACATTACAGATGGAAATCCTGTAGAGAAAGAAGGTAAAACTTTTTATCCGATTTATATCGCGAATCAAAATCTATACAATAAAGATGTCGTCCCAGGAATGTTATATGAAGCAGACGAAATATTCAAAGGTGGTGTCGAAACTGCAAAATCGGGTGTGACCGCGGTTACGGCGGAGTATTCAGATGAATTTGGCGATTGGATTTCAATATTGTATCCAATTAAAAATACCTCTGGAGAAACTTTAGCAGTGTATGGAATAGATATTCATTTGGATAAAATGAAATCCGAACTAATCAATTACTTTTTAAAAATTGGTCTGTTTGGATTGATCAGTTTATTATTTGTGAATGTTATTGTGTATTTTAGGATGAAATTAATATTTGAGCCGATTCGAAAATTAGTTTTTCTTGCACAAGAAATATCCAAAGGCAATTCAAATGTAAAATTTGATTACAACCAAGAAAATGAGGTTGGAAAAGTCTATCGAGCTATTGAAGACATGGTAATTAAGTTGAGAAGCTTAATGGAAAGAATGAAGAAGGCAGCCAAACTAATGACTGAGACAGGAGGAACTCTACTTCAGTCATCTAGTGAATCGATAGAGATGAGTAAAAGTATATCAGAATCTGCTAAACAACTCAATCATGTTGTAGAAGGACAAATTAGTAGTTTACAAGAAAGCAAACTAGCTATGGAAGAAGTAAGTGTTGCGTTGCATAGAATCAGTGTTGTATCTGCAGAGGTAAATGATGCAGCTTCAAGAAGTTATGAGGCGGCGGAAAGAGGCGAATCTCATCTAAGTTCTGTTATATTGGGAATGAATGATATTAAGTCATCGATTGAACATTCCGGTTCCATTGCGCAAGAACTTGGTAAAAGTTCACAAGAAATTGGTAAGATAGTTGATACAATAACTCAAATTGCTTCACAAACAAACTTGCTGGCTTTAAATGCTGCAATTGAAGCAGCGAGAGCAGGAGAACAAGGAAAAGGATTTGCCGTAGTTGCCGACGAAGTTTCCAAACTTGCAGATCAATCTACAGTATCAGCTAAAAGAATTCAGGTGATGATCTCTGATATTAGAGGCAAGATAGAAAATCTAACTATCAGCATGAAAGAAACAGAAAGCTCAATGGGAATTGGAACAAAGAGTATTTATGATGCTGAAGCTAATTTTCATGACATTGTCGAACTAGCAAAAAATGTTTCTGAACAGATTAGTGATGTCTCTGCTTCTGTTGAGGAGATTTCTGCGAGCAGTGATCAAGTAATTTCTAGCATGACTCAGAACCTTAGAATATCGCAAGACTCTTCCAAATCTTCTTTGAACGTAATGGAATCTTCCGAAATGCAATCGATTGCCATGTTACAAATTGAGAACAAAGCAAAGAACTTAGATGAATTTTCGAAAAGTTTAGAACAAATTGTTGCGGATCTGAATAGGTAAAGAAGACTAATAAATACGAATTAGAATCTATAAATTCTAAAAAATTTGAATCTACATTAGCTTTTCAGACTTTGCTAATTTATAAATATTTCCTTCTTTCTTTTGACGTTCAAGAAGTATCGGACTATTTAAAATCTCCCAGACTACTGCTTCCGGCATATTATTATAATATTCATACGATTCTCTAAATTGTTCAAGGGTCATTTTGTTAAAAAGTATATTTGCTTGAAAATGGAAGAT of Leptospira sp. GIMC2001 contains these proteins:
- a CDS encoding response regulator, which produces MVIEKDPDSYSELENFFQGNRFRVIITTFSLRMLEYIKSANPDLILIGLSLQNNSEFDLIINLRKDPLTENIPLIAMIPRKDENFVFNYKILGFQDYIVKPFQKEQIISRVNETIQEYKGVRRNKSDVSNSHINVVSLGFQSTIYLKSSLSIYVASEISDILNKAILQKLKDDTICIDIRGLFDLQLKEIAILQRIILLFPGRPVGIVAGRYFGLLLESGNFEQVVQVFMTPEEYQASIEK
- a CDS encoding metal-sensitive transcriptional regulator, coding for MVTKKEMDKSDLINRLNRIQGQIEALKKVVNDPEAECMKAMQLLKAANNALKKFGESYVSRHLDECLRSKNSIQEMESDLKNVISASFFL
- a CDS encoding methyl-accepting chemotaxis protein — encoded protein: MNLNHKIRSRILLEFSLFLTFIAIIFLSFIYYYEKARFLESYEVLGFTHSYEFNKVANNFSDSFKQISKNPDILKSNEDLIKIQNHIDLLPNAYEIIQQTYITDGNPVEKEGKTFYPIYIANQNLYNKDVVPGMLYEADEIFKGGVETAKSGVTAVTAEYSDEFGDWISILYPIKNTSGETLAVYGIDIHLDKMKSELINYFLKIGLFGLISLLFVNVIVYFRMKLIFEPIRKLVFLAQEISKGNSNVKFDYNQENEVGKVYRAIEDMVIKLRSLMERMKKAAKLMTETGGTLLQSSSESIEMSKSISESAKQLNHVVEGQISSLQESKLAMEEVSVALHRISVVSAEVNDAASRSYEAAERGESHLSSVILGMNDIKSSIEHSGSIAQELGKSSQEIGKIVDTITQIASQTNLLALNAAIEAARAGEQGKGFAVVADEVSKLADQSTVSAKRIQVMISDIRGKIENLTISMKETESSMGIGTKSIYDAEANFHDIVELAKNVSEQISDVSASVEEISASSDQVISSMTQNLRISQDSSKSSLNVMESSEMQSIAMLQIENKAKNLDEFSKSLEQIVADLNR